One genomic segment of Petrotoga sp. 9PW.55.5.1 includes these proteins:
- a CDS encoding Rpn family recombination-promoting nuclease/putative transposase has protein sequence MNEINNPHDAFFKRNFGDIEVAKDFLRNYLPEKVAQAIDLEHIEKENGSYVDEGFQNAQSDLLWKTKIDNQEGIIYTYYLSTKSYKDKKVIFQLLKYILQIMGRKIMNKTEKQR, from the coding sequence ATGAATGAAATAAACAATCCACACGATGCCTTTTTCAAAAGAAACTTTGGAGACATAGAAGTAGCAAAAGATTTTCTACGAAACTACTTACCAGAAAAAGTAGCGCAAGCGATAGACTTAGAACATATAGAAAAAGAAAATGGAAGCTATGTAGATGAGGGATTTCAAAATGCACAATCAGATTTGCTGTGGAAAACCAAAATAGACAACCAAGAAGGAATAATATATACATATTATTTGAGCACAAAGAGTTATAAAGACAAGAAAGTCATATTCCAATTATTAAAATACATACTACAAATAATGGGAAGAAAAATAATGAACAAAACAGAAAAACAAAGATAA
- a CDS encoding helix-turn-helix transcriptional regulator encodes MTVSYKKLWKLLIDRDMKKKDLQAAAKISPSSISKLSRNENVSMDVLIKVCSALKVNFEDIMELVPNSTEERK; translated from the coding sequence ATGACCGTAAGCTATAAAAAGCTTTGGAAATTACTAATTGATCGGGATATGAAGAAGAAAGATTTACAAGCAGCAGCGAAGATCAGTCCATCATCTATATCAAAGCTTTCAAGAAACGAGAATGTTAGCATGGATGTTTTAATAAAAGTATGTTCAGCACTCAAAGTAAATTTTGAAGATATTATGGAATTAGTGCCGAATTCGACTGAAGAAAGGAAGTAA
- a CDS encoding type I restriction-modification system subunit M, with protein sequence MTDNKNGQERAELHRTIWNIANDLRGSVDGWDFKQYVLGILFYRYISENITAYINAEEHEAGDSTFDYAKLPDNIAERAREELVKTKGFFILPSELFQNVRAHAKDDENLNETLQRIFKNIEASARGTESEDNFKGLFDDIDVNSNKLGGTVTKRNEKLVKLLNSIAEMKLGNFKDNSIDAFGDAYEFLMGMYASNAGKSGGEYYTPQEVSELLTQLTIVGKKEVNKVYDPACGSGSLLLKFAKILGKENVRQGFFGQEINITTYNLCRINMFLHDIDYDKFDIALGDTLTDPQHWDDEPFEAIVSNPPYSIKWKGDDDPILINDPRFSPAGVLAPKSKADLAFIMHSLSWLATNGTAAIVCFPGVMYRGGAEKKIRKYLIDNNYIDCIIQLPSNLFYGTGIATCIMVLKKSKNENKTLFIDASKEFVKVTNNNKLTQENIEKILNAFKDRKDIEYFSKLVPNNEIVDQDYNLSVSNYVEQQDTREKIDIVKLNAEIEKIVAREQVLREEIDKIIAEIDLPAGRQGCANE encoded by the coding sequence ATGACTGATAATAAAAACGGACAAGAACGCGCAGAATTACACCGCACTATATGGAATATAGCAAATGACCTTAGAGGTAGTGTAGATGGCTGGGACTTTAAGCAATATGTCCTTGGAATACTCTTTTACCGTTACATATCTGAAAATATCACCGCCTACATTAACGCTGAAGAACATGAAGCTGGGGATAGTACATTTGACTACGCTAAGCTGCCTGATAACATAGCAGAGCGGGCTCGAGAAGAACTAGTTAAAACAAAAGGCTTTTTTATTTTGCCTAGTGAGCTTTTTCAGAATGTTCGTGCCCATGCGAAGGATGATGAAAATTTAAACGAAACACTGCAACGTATTTTTAAGAATATTGAAGCCTCTGCCCGAGGAACAGAAAGCGAAGATAATTTCAAAGGCTTATTTGATGATATTGATGTAAACAGTAATAAGCTGGGCGGAACAGTGACAAAACGAAATGAAAAGTTAGTCAAGTTACTAAATTCCATTGCTGAAATGAAACTAGGAAACTTCAAAGATAATTCAATCGACGCATTTGGTGATGCCTATGAATTTTTGATGGGTATGTATGCATCCAATGCAGGAAAAAGTGGTGGTGAATATTATACTCCACAGGAGGTTTCTGAATTACTTACTCAATTGACTATTGTGGGGAAAAAAGAAGTCAACAAAGTATATGATCCTGCCTGTGGTTCTGGCTCTTTGTTACTCAAATTTGCCAAAATTCTTGGGAAAGAAAATGTGCGACAGGGATTTTTTGGGCAAGAAATCAACATCACAACCTACAACTTATGCCGAATTAATATGTTCCTGCACGATATTGATTATGATAAATTCGACATTGCCCTTGGGGATACGCTAACGGATCCTCAACATTGGGATGATGAGCCCTTTGAAGCCATTGTTTCCAATCCTCCATACTCCATTAAATGGAAAGGAGATGACGATCCCATTTTGATTAATGATCCCCGTTTTTCACCAGCAGGGGTGTTAGCACCTAAATCCAAGGCAGACCTTGCTTTTATTATGCACAGTCTTTCTTGGCTTGCAACAAATGGAACAGCGGCGATCGTCTGCTTCCCAGGTGTGATGTATAGAGGAGGGGCTGAGAAGAAAATTAGAAAATACCTTATTGACAACAACTACATTGATTGCATCATTCAGTTGCCCTCAAATCTGTTTTATGGTACAGGCATTGCTACTTGTATCATGGTTCTTAAAAAATCCAAGAATGAAAACAAGACCTTGTTTATTGATGCATCCAAAGAATTTGTCAAGGTCACAAATAATAACAAGCTGACTCAGGAGAATATTGAAAAAATTCTTAATGCCTTTAAAGACAGAAAGGATATTGAATATTTTTCAAAACTTGTACCAAATAACGAAATCGTAGATCAGGATTACAACCTGTCTGTTTCTAATTATGTGGAACAGCAGGACACAAGAGAAAAAATTGATATTGTCAAACTCAACGCTGAAATAGAAAAAATTGTGGCAAGAGAACAGGTGTTAAGAGAAGAGATTGATAAGATTATTGCGGAAATTGACCTGCCTGCTGGCAGGCAGGGGTGTGCTAATGAATAA
- a CDS encoding GIY-YIG nuclease family protein yields the protein MNKWYVYIILCDDGSLYKGHTNNLERGYNEHCLGRGANHTKLYKPVKIVYSEQVPSLEDAVAREKYFKTGSGREWIKNKLKEMSE from the coding sequence ATGAATAAGTGGTATGTGTATATAATTCTTTGTGATGATGGCTCACTTTATAAAGGACATACGAATAATTTAGAACGCGGATACAATGAGCACTGTTTGGGTAGAGGAGCAAATCACACTAAACTGTACAAGCCTGTAAAAATAGTATATTCAGAGCAAGTACCATCTCTTGAAGATGCTGTTGCAAGAGAAAAATACTTTAAAACAGGAAGTGGAAGAGAATGGATAAAGAACAAGCTTAAGGAGATGAGTGAATGA
- a CDS encoding restriction endonuclease subunit S, translated as MSELDCQPNRLNELIAELCPDGVSYKRLGEIGYFYGGLSGKSKHDFANGNAKFITYMNVYSNLAVDTEISDMVKIGENEKQNTVKHGDILFTGSSETPNECGISSVLTKETNEKLYLNSFCFGFRLIDKDLLLPDFSKYLFRSKEIRKQIIRTANGVTRFNVSKEKMEKVVIPVPPLPVQQEIVRILDNFTELVKELTTELTAELTARQKQYEYYRDKLLTFGDEVEFRTLEEVFNIKNGYTPSKSNPTYWENGSLPWFRMEDIRKNGRILSDSIQHITPQAVKGKLFPANSIILATSATIGEHALLTVEALANQRFTFLSIKKQYVDKLNMKFFYYYCFIIDQWCKNNTSVGNFHSVEMVRLKKYRFPLPPLPVQREIVAILDRFDALCNDLTSGLPAEIEARQKQYEYYRDKLLSFKEMKS; from the coding sequence ATGAGTGAGTTAGATTGTCAGCCCAATAGGCTAAATGAATTGATTGCTGAACTTTGCCCTGATGGGGTATCTTATAAACGGCTTGGCGAGATTGGATACTTTTATGGAGGCCTTAGTGGTAAATCAAAACACGATTTTGCCAATGGCAATGCAAAGTTCATTACATATATGAACGTTTACTCCAATTTAGCCGTAGATACTGAAATCAGCGATATGGTTAAGATTGGAGAAAACGAAAAACAAAACACAGTTAAACATGGAGATATTCTTTTTACTGGCTCATCTGAAACACCTAATGAGTGTGGAATATCATCGGTTTTAACGAAGGAAACGAACGAAAAGTTGTATTTAAATAGTTTTTGTTTTGGTTTCCGTTTGATAGATAAAGATTTGCTTTTGCCAGATTTCTCAAAGTATCTGTTTCGCTCAAAGGAAATTAGAAAACAGATTATTCGAACAGCAAATGGAGTGACACGCTTCAATGTATCAAAGGAGAAAATGGAGAAAGTTGTTATCCCCGTCCCCCCGCTGCCTGTACAGCAGGAAATTGTCCGCATTTTAGACAATTTCACAGAGCTTGTAAAAGAGCTTACAACAGAGCTGACAGCGGAGCTTACAGCAAGACAAAAGCAGTATGAATATTATCGGGATAAATTGTTGACCTTTGGGGATGAAGTAGAATTTAGGACACTTGAAGAAGTATTCAATATTAAGAACGGTTATACCCCATCTAAAAGTAATCCGACATATTGGGAAAATGGTTCATTGCCTTGGTTTAGAATGGAAGATATTAGAAAAAACGGGAGAATATTATCTGATTCTATTCAACATATTACTCCACAGGCAGTAAAAGGAAAACTCTTTCCTGCAAATTCAATTATATTAGCTACTTCAGCAACAATTGGTGAGCATGCACTGTTAACGGTTGAAGCATTAGCAAATCAAAGATTTACTTTTTTAAGTATAAAAAAACAATATGTTGATAAATTGAATATGAAATTTTTTTATTACTATTGTTTTATTATTGATCAATGGTGCAAAAACAATACTTCAGTTGGGAATTTTCATTCTGTCGAAATGGTAAGATTAAAAAAATATAGGTTCCCCCTCCCCCCACTACCTGTTCAGCGAGAGATCGTCGCAATCCTCGACCGGTTTGATGCTTTATGTAACGATTTAACAAGCGGTCTACCTGCCGAGATTGAGGCAAGACAAAAGCAGTATGAGTATTATCGGGATAAATTGTTGAGTTTTAAGGAGATGAAATCATGA